One Chromobacterium paludis genomic window carries:
- a CDS encoding sensor histidine kinase — protein sequence MAWITAILGSTGLYFYLHDYGTDQSDFQTQRAAVRSRLSLSLPHGIWQLDDENVRLSLDSELSWPSVIAINVKGESGLNLGRTRDSNGNLRDMLPNEHPKADDILNIPIIYQGKEHLGTATVYLSHDALRARENQHLLTIVAQIILLDVMIFFIMSFNLQRFIFQPLAKLQQALNTAIRAPDASGAQITHLADDEIGGIVNGFNRIVARTAADLVKRTAAEAIAREEKEKAQQAYSQLIATQETLVEAEKMASLGSLVAGVAHEINTPVGITLTAASHLGTATSHITGKLESGNVKKSDFQSYLETAQECCELILSNSERAANLIHSFKQVAVDQTSEARRSFHLHDYLNEVITSLKPRFKHTKVTIDIQCEEDILLDSYPGALAQVLTNLVVNALIHGYESGEIAGSIMIEAHRLDDQHVSLSVGDHGKGIAAENLSRIFDPFFTTRRGSGGSGLGLNIVYNIVRQRLGGNIEVHSEPGQGTRFKLDMPCIAPTVQHKENVI from the coding sequence ATGGCCTGGATCACTGCCATTCTGGGCAGTACCGGCCTGTATTTCTACCTACACGACTACGGGACAGACCAAAGCGACTTCCAAACCCAGCGCGCCGCCGTGCGCTCACGGCTGTCGCTGTCGCTGCCGCACGGCATCTGGCAGCTGGACGATGAAAACGTGCGCCTGTCGCTGGACAGCGAACTGAGCTGGCCATCCGTCATCGCCATCAACGTGAAGGGAGAAAGCGGCCTGAACCTGGGCCGCACGCGCGACAGCAACGGCAATCTGCGCGACATGCTGCCCAATGAGCATCCCAAGGCTGACGACATACTCAACATCCCCATCATCTATCAGGGCAAGGAGCATCTGGGCACCGCCACCGTCTATCTCTCCCACGACGCCTTGCGCGCGCGCGAAAACCAGCACCTGTTGACCATCGTCGCCCAGATCATTCTGTTGGACGTGATGATTTTCTTCATCATGTCGTTCAATCTGCAGCGCTTCATCTTTCAGCCGCTGGCGAAATTGCAGCAGGCCTTGAACACTGCCATCCGCGCGCCGGACGCCAGCGGCGCCCAGATCACCCACCTGGCGGACGACGAAATCGGCGGCATCGTCAACGGCTTCAACCGCATCGTGGCGCGCACGGCGGCCGACCTGGTGAAACGGACCGCTGCCGAAGCCATCGCCCGCGAAGAGAAGGAAAAGGCGCAACAGGCCTACAGCCAGCTGATCGCCACCCAGGAAACGCTGGTGGAGGCGGAAAAGATGGCCTCGCTGGGCAGCCTGGTGGCCGGCGTCGCCCACGAGATCAACACGCCTGTCGGCATCACGCTGACCGCCGCCTCCCATCTGGGCACCGCCACCTCGCACATCACCGGCAAGCTGGAAAGCGGCAACGTCAAGAAGAGCGACTTCCAGAGCTATCTGGAAACCGCTCAGGAATGCTGCGAGCTGATCCTGTCCAACTCCGAGCGCGCGGCCAACCTGATCCACAGCTTCAAGCAAGTCGCCGTCGACCAGACCAGCGAAGCGCGCCGCAGCTTCCACCTGCACGACTACCTGAACGAGGTCATCACCAGCCTGAAGCCGCGCTTCAAGCACACCAAGGTCACCATCGACATTCAATGCGAGGAGGACATCCTGCTGGACAGTTACCCAGGCGCGCTGGCCCAGGTACTGACCAATTTGGTGGTCAACGCGCTGATCCACGGCTATGAAAGCGGCGAGATCGCCGGCTCCATCATGATCGAGGCGCACCGGCTAGACGACCAGCATGTCTCGCTGAGCGTAGGCGATCATGGCAAGGGCATCGCCGCGGAAAACCTAAGCCGAATTTTCGACCCCTTCTTCACCACCCGACGCGGCAGTGGCGGCAGCGGCCTGGGCCTCAATATCGTTTACAACATCGTACGGCAACGCCTGGGCGGCAATATCGAAGTTCACAGCGAACCGGGGCAAGGCACCCGCTTCAAGCTGGACATGCCCTGCATCGCGCCAACCGTCCAGCATAAGGAGAACGTGATATGA
- a CDS encoding DUF3369 domain-containing protein — translation MSVDKLPPDEENWLLDDSADDGVYPSELRKPWKVLIVDDEKDVHTATRIALRGISYKERPLELLSAYSGAEAFQMLHQHNDIALIMLDVVMESEDAGLKLVHRIREELNNGVVRIVLRTGQPGQAPEQEVILNYDINDYKTKTELTTQKLFTTTIASLRAYENMVSLEKNRQGLAKILESASDLYQLHSLREFASGVLRQISALLDIGTDGILCVRNETHSGRPELEILAVSGNYEYLAEKGDLSSEPKLESVIMQVFKEKRSIYQHPYDVLYIASRNRREFAVHFMPQWPLDAVECDLLDVFCQRISAAYDNLYLYHQLRSAQEATVVALADLAEFRDTDTGNHVLRVQKLTDAIAQEMLMSNHYPEQMSREFLDMVGMASILHDIGKVATPDHILLKPGKLDPEERAIMEQHAAIGAQILAKSAQMVEGTSYLSLGSEIAGGHHEHFDGNGYPHQLQGQDIPLSARIVAVVDVFDALLNKRPYKEPWSMEDTMQYIKGRSGTQFDPLVIEALSRLVDEERLPVKFGE, via the coding sequence ATGAGCGTCGATAAACTCCCCCCAGACGAGGAAAATTGGCTGCTGGATGATAGCGCGGACGACGGCGTCTACCCGTCGGAGTTGCGCAAGCCTTGGAAAGTGTTGATCGTCGACGACGAAAAGGATGTCCACACGGCCACCCGCATTGCCTTGCGCGGCATCAGCTACAAGGAACGCCCGCTGGAGCTGTTGAGCGCCTATAGCGGAGCCGAAGCGTTTCAGATGCTGCATCAGCACAACGACATCGCGCTGATCATGCTGGACGTGGTGATGGAAAGCGAAGACGCAGGCCTGAAGCTGGTGCATCGCATCCGCGAAGAGCTGAATAACGGCGTGGTGCGCATCGTGCTGCGCACCGGCCAGCCGGGACAGGCGCCGGAGCAGGAAGTCATTCTCAATTACGACATCAACGACTACAAAACCAAGACCGAGCTGACCACGCAGAAGCTGTTCACCACCACCATCGCCTCCTTGCGCGCCTACGAAAACATGGTGTCGCTGGAAAAGAACCGCCAGGGCCTGGCCAAGATCCTGGAAAGCGCGTCCGATCTATATCAGCTGCACTCGCTGCGCGAGTTCGCCTCTGGCGTGCTGCGCCAGATCAGCGCCCTGCTCGACATCGGCACCGACGGCATTCTGTGCGTGCGCAATGAAACGCATAGCGGCCGGCCGGAGCTGGAAATCCTGGCCGTGTCCGGCAATTACGAATACCTGGCGGAAAAGGGCGACCTGTCCAGCGAACCCAAGCTGGAATCGGTGATCATGCAGGTGTTCAAGGAAAAGCGCAGCATCTACCAGCATCCTTACGATGTGCTCTACATCGCCTCGCGCAACCGGCGCGAGTTTGCCGTTCACTTCATGCCGCAATGGCCGCTGGACGCGGTGGAGTGCGATCTGCTGGACGTGTTCTGCCAACGCATCTCCGCCGCCTACGACAACCTCTATCTCTATCACCAGCTGCGCAGCGCGCAGGAGGCGACGGTAGTGGCGCTGGCCGACCTGGCGGAATTCCGCGACACCGACACCGGCAACCACGTGCTGCGGGTGCAGAAGCTGACCGACGCCATCGCCCAGGAAATGCTGATGAGCAACCATTATCCGGAACAGATGAGCCGCGAGTTTCTGGACATGGTGGGCATGGCCAGCATCCTGCACGATATAGGCAAGGTGGCCACGCCGGACCATATTCTGCTCAAACCGGGAAAGCTCGATCCAGAAGAACGCGCCATCATGGAACAACACGCCGCGATAGGCGCGCAGATCCTGGCCAAGTCGGCGCAGATGGTGGAAGGCACCAGTTATCTATCGCTGGGTTCGGAGATCGCCGGCGGCCATCATGAGCATTTTGACGGCAACGGCTACCCGCACCAGCTCCAGGGCCAGGATATCCCGCTGTCGGCCCGCATCGTGGCCGTGGTGGACGTATTCGACGCCCTGCTGAACAAGCGTCCATACAAAGAACCTTGGAGCATGGAGGACACCATGCAGTACATCAAGGGTCGTTCGGGCACGCAGTTCGACCCGCTGGTGATCGAGGCGCTGAGCCGCCTGGTCGACGAGGAGAGATTGCCGGTCAAGTTCGGCGAATAA
- the trhA gene encoding PAQR family membrane homeostasis protein TrhA yields MYRGERFNGYSHLAGTLLAIVGLVVLVVEAAMQRDPWKIVSFSLYGGTLVTLYLVSTLYHSFKGRAKAILQKCDHSAIYLLIAGSYTPFALVTLRGAWGWTLFGLSWGLALFGIVQELTLGRRTRILSMILYVAMGWLVLIAIKPLIEALAPGGLFWLALGGMLYSVGIYWFLNDEKIRHGHGIWHLFVLGGSICQYLCVLNYVA; encoded by the coding sequence ATGTATCGCGGGGAACGTTTCAACGGCTATTCCCATCTGGCCGGCACGCTGCTGGCGATAGTCGGATTGGTTGTGTTAGTGGTCGAGGCGGCGATGCAGCGCGACCCCTGGAAAATCGTCAGCTTCAGCCTGTATGGCGGCACGCTGGTCACGCTTTATCTGGTGTCCACGCTGTATCACAGCTTCAAGGGACGGGCCAAGGCGATTCTGCAGAAGTGCGACCATTCGGCCATCTATCTGCTGATCGCCGGCAGTTACACGCCGTTTGCCTTGGTGACGCTGCGCGGCGCCTGGGGCTGGACGCTGTTCGGCCTCAGCTGGGGCTTGGCGCTGTTCGGCATCGTCCAGGAGCTGACACTGGGCCGGCGCACGCGCATCCTGTCCATGATCCTGTATGTGGCGATGGGCTGGCTGGTGCTGATCGCCATCAAGCCCTTGATCGAGGCGCTGGCGCCGGGCGGCCTGTTCTGGCTGGCCTTGGGCGGCATGCTGTACAGCGTGGGGATCTACTGGTTTCTCAATGACGAGAAAATCCGCCACGGCCACGGCATCTGGCATTTGTTCGTACTGGGCGGCAGCATCTGCCAATATCTTTGCGTATTGAACTACGTGGCCTGA
- the adk gene encoding adenylate kinase, which translates to MRLILLGAPGAGKGTQANYIREKFGIPQISTGDMLRAAVKAGTPLGLEAKAIMDAGGLVRDDIIIGLVKERIAQADCANGFLFDGFPRTIPQAEAMIAAGVDIDYVVEIDVPDEAIVDRMAGRRVHVASGRTYHVKYNPPKVEGKDDETGEALIQRDDDKAETVMKRLAVYHEQTEVLVGFYGKLAAGGSDKAPKYVKIDGTRAVETVRDDVLKALGA; encoded by the coding sequence ATGCGATTGATCCTGTTGGGCGCGCCGGGCGCCGGCAAAGGCACTCAAGCCAACTACATCCGCGAAAAATTCGGCATTCCGCAAATCTCCACCGGCGACATGCTGCGCGCCGCGGTGAAGGCCGGCACGCCGCTGGGCCTGGAAGCCAAGGCCATCATGGATGCGGGCGGACTGGTGCGCGACGACATCATCATCGGCCTGGTCAAAGAACGCATCGCCCAAGCGGACTGCGCCAACGGCTTCTTGTTCGATGGCTTTCCGCGCACCATTCCGCAAGCCGAGGCGATGATCGCCGCCGGCGTGGACATTGACTACGTGGTGGAAATCGACGTGCCGGACGAGGCCATCGTCGACCGCATGGCGGGCCGCCGCGTGCACGTGGCTTCAGGCCGCACCTACCACGTCAAGTACAACCCGCCCAAGGTGGAAGGCAAGGACGACGAGACCGGCGAAGCGCTGATCCAGCGCGACGACGACAAGGCGGAAACCGTCATGAAGCGCCTGGCCGTCTACCACGAGCAAACCGAGGTGCTGGTGGGCTTCTACGGCAAGCTGGCCGCCGGCGGCAGCGATAAGGCGCCGAAGTATGTGAAGATAGACGGCACCCGCGCGGTGGAAACCGTGCGCGACGACGTGCTGAAGGCGCTGGGCGCCTGA
- the kdsB gene encoding 3-deoxy-manno-octulosonate cytidylyltransferase, translating to MSGFVVVIPARLASSRLPGKPLADIAGKPMVARVAEQAAKSRAARVIVATDHADILAACAEHGVEALLTRADHASGTDRLAEVAEQLGLADDAIVINVQGDEPLIEPALINQLAELLAGADAPVATLAHALHDAADHFNPNVVKVALDKHGRALYFSRAPIPYARDAYAADRSALPAGLPVYRHIGMYGYRAGFLKTYAGLEPAPLEQYEALEQLRVLWHGYSMIVALASEAPAAGVDTPEDLERVRRLFAR from the coding sequence ATGAGCGGTTTCGTGGTGGTGATCCCGGCGCGGCTGGCGTCCAGCCGCTTGCCGGGCAAGCCGCTGGCCGACATCGCCGGCAAGCCCATGGTGGCGCGGGTGGCGGAACAGGCGGCCAAGAGCCGCGCCGCCCGCGTCATCGTCGCCACCGACCACGCCGACATTCTGGCTGCCTGCGCCGAGCACGGTGTGGAAGCGCTGCTGACCCGCGCCGACCACGCCAGCGGCACCGACCGCCTGGCGGAAGTGGCGGAGCAGCTGGGTTTGGCCGACGACGCCATCGTGATCAATGTGCAGGGCGATGAGCCGCTGATCGAGCCCGCGCTGATCAACCAGTTGGCCGAGCTGCTGGCGGGCGCGGATGCCCCGGTGGCGACGCTGGCTCACGCGCTGCACGACGCCGCCGACCATTTCAATCCCAATGTGGTGAAAGTGGCTTTGGACAAGCATGGCCGCGCGCTGTATTTCAGCCGCGCGCCGATCCCATACGCGCGCGACGCCTACGCGGCCGATCGTTCCGCGCTGCCGGCGGGCCTGCCGGTCTACCGCCACATCGGCATGTACGGCTACCGCGCCGGATTTCTCAAGACGTATGCCGGCCTTGAGCCGGCGCCGCTGGAGCAATACGAGGCGCTGGAACAATTGCGCGTACTCTGGCATGGTTACAGCATGATTGTGGCGTTGGCGAGCGAGGCGCCCGCCGCGGGGGTGGACACGCCGGAAGACCTGGAACGGGTGCGTCGGCTGTTTGCGCGATGA
- a CDS encoding Trm112 family protein, which yields MDAKFLEILVCPLCKGPLLFDKSKDELICKGDRLAFPIKDGIPMMLESEARELPPEEEVK from the coding sequence ATGGACGCTAAATTTCTGGAAATTCTGGTATGCCCGCTGTGCAAGGGCCCGCTGCTGTTCGACAAGAGCAAGGACGAGCTGATCTGCAAGGGCGACCGCCTGGCCTTCCCGATCAAGGACGGCATCCCGATGATGCTGGAGAGCGAGGCGCGCGAGCTGCCGCCGGAAGAAGAAGTCAAATGA
- the lpxK gene encoding tetraacyldisaccharide 4'-kinase, which translates to MNLIEQHWYQPRGWLTALLAPLEGLFALLAAVRRQAFRRGWKTSERLPVPVAVIGNINVGGVGKTPLTLALLDGFAARGVKVGVISRGYGGQAAVPTEVKPDSDPAQVGDEPLLLAASGAPVVVGRDRVAAGRHLLAQHPDVRLILSDDGLQHYRLARDLEIAVLDGRRGLGNGRLLPNGPLREPASRLRSVDAVVVNGEGGDLPLPAGLPRFAMALRPGRCHALDDASVTRGAADFAGLRVAALAGIGHPQRFFDTLACMGVAVDRRLSFPDHHPFSAEDIPADADAVIVTSKDAVKLARALHDAAQRARLWVLPVQATLAPDLCDWILARLKMEHGR; encoded by the coding sequence ATGAATCTGATCGAACAACACTGGTACCAGCCGCGAGGCTGGCTGACAGCCCTTCTGGCGCCGCTGGAAGGGCTTTTTGCGCTGCTGGCCGCTGTCCGCCGGCAGGCGTTCCGCCGCGGCTGGAAAACCAGCGAGAGGCTGCCGGTTCCGGTGGCGGTGATCGGCAACATCAATGTCGGCGGCGTCGGCAAGACGCCGCTGACGCTGGCGCTGCTGGATGGTTTCGCCGCGCGCGGGGTCAAGGTAGGCGTTATCAGCCGCGGCTACGGCGGCCAAGCGGCGGTGCCGACTGAGGTGAAACCGGACAGCGACCCGGCCCAGGTGGGCGACGAGCCTTTGCTGCTGGCCGCTTCCGGCGCGCCGGTGGTGGTGGGGCGCGACCGCGTCGCCGCCGGACGCCATCTGCTGGCCCAGCACCCTGATGTCCGGCTGATACTCAGCGACGACGGCCTGCAGCACTACCGGCTGGCGCGCGATCTGGAGATCGCGGTGCTGGACGGCCGGCGCGGCCTGGGCAATGGCAGGCTGCTGCCCAATGGCCCGCTGCGCGAGCCGGCGTCGCGCTTGCGCAGCGTGGACGCGGTCGTCGTGAATGGCGAGGGGGGCGATCTGCCCTTGCCGGCCGGCTTGCCGCGCTTCGCCATGGCCTTGCGCCCCGGCCGCTGCCATGCGCTGGACGATGCCTCGGTGACGCGCGGCGCGGCCGACTTCGCCGGCTTGCGCGTGGCGGCGCTGGCCGGCATCGGCCATCCGCAGCGCTTTTTCGACACGCTGGCCTGCATGGGCGTGGCGGTGGATCGCCGGCTGTCTTTCCCCGATCACCACCCTTTTTCGGCGGAGGACATTCCCGCCGACGCCGACGCGGTCATCGTCACCAGCAAGGACGCGGTCAAGCTCGCGCGCGCGCTTCATGATGCGGCGCAGCGTGCTAGACTATGGGTTTTGCCGGTTCAGGCCACGCTGGCGCCTGATCTGTGCGACTGGATACTAGCCCGCTTGAAGATGGAACATGGACGCTAA
- a CDS encoding ExbD/TolR family protein, with product MNFRRGRGRDEPEINFIPLIDVLLVILIFLMVTTTYSHFSELKINLPSAQGEQQKNKTTEINVAVAADGAMAVNDAKLASGDKAGLLARLKADAAGKSDVVVVVNADAKSTHQSVITVMEAAREAGLSQLTFATQNLQ from the coding sequence ATGAATTTCCGTCGCGGACGCGGCCGGGACGAGCCGGAGATCAATTTCATTCCCTTGATCGACGTGCTGCTGGTGATCCTGATCTTCCTGATGGTCACCACCACCTATTCCCACTTTTCCGAACTCAAGATCAATCTTCCCAGCGCCCAGGGCGAGCAGCAGAAGAACAAAACCACGGAGATCAATGTCGCGGTGGCGGCCGATGGCGCGATGGCGGTGAACGACGCCAAACTGGCCAGCGGCGACAAGGCCGGCTTGCTGGCCAGGCTCAAGGCCGACGCCGCGGGCAAGAGCGACGTGGTGGTGGTGGTCAATGCCGACGCCAAATCCACCCACCAGTCGGTGATCACCGTGATGGAAGCCGCGCGCGAGGCAGGGTTGTCGCAGCTGACCTTTGCCACGCAGAACCTGCAGTAA
- a CDS encoding MotA/TolQ/ExbB proton channel family protein, which produces MWAIVEAAGWPIWTIIAASVVSLAIILERLFTLRRGAVVPAGLLAQTLQEYRRVGDRDDLLQKLQRHSPLGRLFAAGLRNVHGSREVMKESIEDEGRQVAYQLERLLTSLGTIAAMAPLLGLLGTVIGMIEIFGSQNGNGANPQQLAHGISVALYNTAFGLIVAIPSMMFYRYFRSKVDGLLVEMEAQAIKLVEVVHGERKNGG; this is translated from the coding sequence GTGTGGGCTATCGTTGAGGCGGCCGGCTGGCCGATCTGGACCATTATCGCGGCGTCGGTGGTGTCGCTGGCCATCATCCTGGAGCGCCTGTTCACGCTGCGGCGCGGCGCGGTAGTGCCGGCAGGCTTGCTGGCGCAGACGCTGCAGGAATACCGCCGCGTGGGCGACCGCGATGATCTGTTGCAGAAGCTGCAGCGCCATTCTCCGCTGGGGCGCTTGTTCGCGGCCGGCTTGCGCAATGTGCACGGCAGCCGCGAGGTGATGAAGGAGTCCATTGAAGACGAAGGCCGCCAGGTGGCCTACCAGCTGGAACGCCTGCTGACTTCGCTGGGCACCATCGCCGCGATGGCGCCGCTGTTGGGCCTGCTGGGCACCGTGATCGGCATGATTGAAATTTTCGGCTCGCAGAACGGCAACGGCGCCAATCCGCAGCAACTGGCCCACGGCATCTCCGTCGCGCTGTACAACACCGCCTTTGGCCTGATCGTGGCCATTCCCAGCATGATGTTCTATCGCTATTTCCGCTCCAAGGTGGATGGCCTGTTGGTGGAAATGGAGGCGCAAGCCATCAAGCTGGTGGAAGTGGTGCACGGCGAGCGCAAGAACGGGGGCTGA
- a CDS encoding DUF4442 domain-containing protein, translating into MNLPIWLIKLLFNLWPPFLGAGIRVHKLSPDFRQAEVRLRLGLGNRNYVGTHFGGSLYAMTDPFYMLMLLRQLGNDYYVWDKAGRIDYLKPGRGVVRALFHLSDAQLADIRAQTADGGKHLPEMTVEIRDADDELVATVHKTLYVRKKPDRR; encoded by the coding sequence ATGAACCTGCCCATCTGGCTGATCAAACTGCTGTTCAATCTGTGGCCGCCCTTCCTTGGCGCCGGCATCCGCGTGCATAAGCTGTCGCCTGATTTCCGCCAGGCCGAAGTCAGGCTCAGGCTGGGCCTGGGCAACCGCAACTACGTCGGCACCCATTTCGGCGGCAGCCTGTACGCGATGACCGACCCGTTCTACATGCTGATGCTGCTGCGCCAGCTCGGCAACGACTACTACGTGTGGGACAAGGCCGGTCGCATCGACTACCTCAAGCCCGGCCGCGGCGTGGTCCGCGCCCTATTCCATCTGTCCGACGCGCAGCTGGCGGACATCCGCGCGCAAACCGCCGACGGCGGCAAGCACCTGCCGGAAATGACGGTGGAAATCCGCGACGCCGACGACGAGCTGGTGGCCACCGTGCACAAGACGCTCTACGTGCGCAAGAAGCCCGACCGGCGCTGA
- a CDS encoding ArsR/SmtB family transcription factor, whose amino-acid sequence MLFNDDQIEQTSRAMKAMSHPLRLKIISVLEDREVSVQDIVEQVGTSQSNISQHLAIMRDKGVLRTRKDANRVYYRVGDIRTLDVLKMMREVFCGFGE is encoded by the coding sequence TTGCTGTTCAACGACGACCAGATCGAGCAGACCTCGCGGGCGATGAAGGCCATGTCGCATCCGCTGCGTCTGAAGATCATATCGGTGCTGGAAGACCGGGAAGTGAGCGTGCAAGACATTGTCGAGCAGGTTGGCACGTCCCAGAGCAATATCTCCCAGCACCTCGCCATTATGCGGGACAAGGGCGTTTTGCGCACGCGCAAGGATGCCAACCGTGTGTACTATCGCGTGGGAGACATCCGCACGCTGGATGTGCTGAAGATGATGCGCGAGGTATTCTGCGGCTTCGGCGAGTGA
- the gpmI gene encoding 2,3-bisphosphoglycerate-independent phosphoglycerate mutase, with the protein MKSTTPVLLLILDGFGHRTEGDDNAILHANMPHWNRLRQQYAYGTINASENFVGLPSGQFGNSEVGHLNIGAGRIVQQDISRIDCDIEDGRFASNDTLQQAMSKAQGSALHVFGLLSDGGVHSHENHIHALIRAAQAAGVPKIYVHAFLDGRDTPPRSAETYLKRLDAVLAGCPNARLVSVTGRYWAMDRDKRWERVEPAYRLLVEGEGLFHAETGLEALQAAYARDENDEFVKATGIGAPVKMQDGDVVIFMNFRADRARQLTTALTDPAFDGFPARQPKFGCYATLTSYGEAYSALPVAYAPQKISNGMGEYLSSQGMKQLRIAETEKYPHVTYFFNGGEEQVYPGEDRILVPSPKVATYDLQPEMSAGEVTDKIVAAIQSGQYQAIFCNYANGDMVGHSGVFDAAVKAVEALDGCIERCVEAMLAAGGEVLITADHGNCEQMYDSEHHQPHTQHTTNQVPFLYIGRPAKIRAGGSLRDISPSLLAMMGLEQPAEMTGQSLIDFQ; encoded by the coding sequence ATGAAATCGACCACCCCGGTGTTGCTATTAATCCTCGACGGCTTCGGCCACCGCACGGAAGGCGATGACAACGCCATCCTGCACGCCAACATGCCCCACTGGAACCGCCTGCGCCAGCAGTACGCGTATGGCACCATCAATGCCTCGGAAAACTTTGTGGGACTGCCTTCCGGCCAGTTCGGCAACTCCGAGGTCGGCCACCTGAACATCGGCGCTGGCCGCATCGTGCAGCAGGACATCAGCCGCATCGACTGCGACATCGAGGACGGCCGCTTCGCATCCAATGACACGCTGCAACAAGCCATGAGCAAAGCTCAAGGCTCGGCCCTGCATGTGTTCGGCTTGTTATCCGATGGGGGTGTGCACAGCCATGAGAACCACATCCACGCGCTGATCCGCGCCGCCCAGGCCGCCGGCGTGCCCAAGATCTACGTCCACGCCTTCCTCGACGGCCGCGACACCCCGCCGCGCAGCGCCGAAACCTACCTCAAGCGCCTGGACGCGGTGCTGGCCGGCTGCCCCAACGCGCGCCTGGTCTCCGTCACCGGCCGCTACTGGGCCATGGACCGCGACAAGCGCTGGGAGCGCGTCGAGCCGGCCTACCGCCTGCTGGTGGAAGGCGAGGGCCTGTTCCACGCCGAAACCGGCCTGGAAGCGCTGCAAGCCGCCTACGCCCGCGACGAGAACGACGAGTTCGTCAAGGCCACCGGCATCGGCGCCCCGGTGAAGATGCAGGACGGCGACGTGGTGATCTTCATGAATTTCCGCGCCGACCGCGCCCGCCAGCTGACCACCGCGCTGACCGACCCGGCCTTCGACGGCTTCCCCGCCCGCCAGCCCAAGTTCGGCTGCTACGCCACCCTGACCAGCTACGGCGAAGCCTACTCGGCGCTGCCGGTGGCCTACGCGCCGCAAAAAATCAGCAACGGCATGGGCGAGTACCTGTCGTCCCAGGGCATGAAGCAGCTGCGCATCGCCGAGACCGAGAAATACCCGCACGTCACCTACTTCTTCAACGGCGGCGAAGAGCAGGTGTATCCGGGCGAAGACCGCATCCTGGTGCCCTCGCCCAAGGTGGCCACCTATGACCTGCAACCGGAAATGAGCGCCGGCGAAGTGACCGACAAGATCGTCGCCGCCATCCAGTCCGGCCAGTACCAGGCCATCTTCTGCAACTACGCCAACGGCGACATGGTGGGCCACAGCGGCGTGTTCGACGCCGCGGTCAAGGCCGTGGAAGCGCTCGACGGCTGCATCGAGCGCTGCGTGGAAGCCATGCTGGCCGCTGGCGGCGAGGTGCTGATCACCGCCGACCACGGCAACTGCGAGCAGATGTACGACAGCGAGCACCATCAGCCGCACACCCAGCACACCACCAACCAGGTGCCCTTCCTGTACATCGGCCGCCCGGCCAAGATTCGCGCCGGCGGCTCGCTGCGCGACATCTCGCCGTCGCTGCTGGCGATGATGGGCCTGGAACAACCGGCCGAGATGACCGGTCAATCGCTGATCGACTTCCAATAA